From a region of the Sphaerodactylus townsendi isolate TG3544 linkage group LG16, MPM_Stown_v2.3, whole genome shotgun sequence genome:
- the MSI2 gene encoding RNA-binding protein Musashi homolog 2, which yields MFFFFSPPADNLRDYFSKFGDIRECMVMRDPTTKRSRGFGFVTFADPASVDKVLAQPHHELDSKTIDPKVAFPRRAQPKMLLCQLTAG from the exons atgttctttttcttttccccacctgCAGATAACCTTAGAGattattttagcaaatttgggGACATTAGAGAATGTATGGTGATGCGAGACCCCACTACAAAACGTTCCAG aggcttTGGTTTCGTTACATTTGCAGATCCAGCAAGCGTAGATAAAGTATTAGCTCAACCCCATCATGAATTAGATTCCAAGACG ATTGATCCTAAAGTTGCATTTCCCCGACGAGCTCAACCTAAG atgttgctgtgccagttgacagcagggtag